The DNA segment GCGCCAGGGTGGCGATCTGCACGCCGGGCTTGTCCAGCGCCACGGCGTTGGAGATGGCGTCCTGCGACGAATTGCGGCCGGTGCGGAAGATGTAGCGGTTCCACTTCTCGCCGGTGATGGAATCCGCCACGGCGGGCTCGACCAGCAGGATCTTCTTGTACTCCTCGGCCACCGGCAGCATCGCCAGCGCCGTGCCGGAGGACGTCGGCCCCACGGCGATATCCGCGCGATCATCGCTATACGCCGCGGCAAGCTGGGCCTTGGCCACGTCGGGCTTGCCCTGGGTGTCCTTCTCCATCACCACCAGCTTGTTGCCGTTGACCATCATGGTGCCGTTGGTGGCGTAATCCAGCCCCATCATCAGCCCGGTCTGGGTCTGCTTGGCGTAGGCCTCGAGCGCCCCGGTCTTGTCATAGACGTGGGCGATGCGGATGTCCTTGGCAAGGGCGCCGCCGGCGGCCAGCAGGCTGGCCAGTGCGATGGCGCCAGCGGCTCGGTGCTTGAATTGCATTCTTGTCTCCTCTGAGGGTGTCGCTTGTCGTTGCAAATGCGGATCCTGCCTGCTTGGTGCTGTTTCGCTTTGCTGTGCTCTTTCCTGCTGTCGTGCCTTTCCGTTTGCTGCCTTATCCTGTGCGCCCATTGCCAAGGAAGCGGCGCATGCCTGCCGCCGCTTCGGCGCTCGTCACCTGCGCCACGAACGCCACGCGCTCGCGCTCAAGCCCGGCGGCCAGCGCATCGGCATCCCAGCGCAGCAGCGCGCGCGTATGCGCCACGCTGCCGGGTACCTTGTCCTTCAGGCCGGCCGCCAGGGACAGCGCCATCGCCTCGGCCTCGCGGGCCGGCGCGAGATGCGTCGCCAGGCCCAGTGCCACGGCCTGGCTGGCCGTCAGCGTGGCGTTCTCAAGCTGGATCGCCCGCGAGCGTGCGACGCCGATCAGTCGCGGCAGCATCGCCGTCCAGCCACCGTCCGGGCTGAATCCCACCACGGTGTAGTAAGGCGCAATGCGCGTGCCCTCGCCCAGCACCGTCATGTCGCAGGCCAGCACCAAGCCCAGTGAGCCCCCCGTCAGCCAGCCCTCCACCGCCGCGATCACCGGGCAGCGCAGCGCCGCCAGGCGCAGGATGGCTGCGTTGAGCAGGCCGAGCAGGCGCTGCGCATACTGCGCCAACTCCGCGCTTTGCGGCACAAAGGCGGCAAAAGCACCGACATCGCCGCCCGTGGAAAACGAGCGCCCCGCATGGCTCAGCACCACGGCGCGCACATCCGGGTCCGCCTCCATGCGCTCCAGCGCGGCCAGCAGCGCTTCGAGCAGTTCCGGCACCAGGCTGTTGTGCCGCTCGGCGCGATTGAGCCGAAGCACGGCCGTGCTGCCAACACGTTCGACCAG comes from the Cupriavidus basilensis genome and includes:
- a CDS encoding enoyl-CoA hydratase/isomerase family protein, with product MSALVLVERVGSTAVLRLNRAERHNSLVPELLEALLAALERMEADPDVRAVVLSHAGRSFSTGGDVGAFAAFVPQSAELAQYAQRLLGLLNAAILRLAALRCPVIAAVEGWLTGGSLGLVLACDMTVLGEGTRIAPYYTVVGFSPDGGWTAMLPRLIGVARSRAIQLENATLTASQAVALGLATHLAPAREAEAMALSLAAGLKDKVPGSVAHTRALLRWDADALAAGLERERVAFVAQVTSAEAAAGMRRFLGNGRTG